In Amia ocellicauda isolate fAmiCal2 chromosome 16, fAmiCal2.hap1, whole genome shotgun sequence, the following proteins share a genomic window:
- the xirp2b gene encoding xin actin-binding repeat-containing protein 2 isoform X1 has protein sequence MEIESGNGMRAIEAVVIDTTSTSHSNTHLDQTSNEVVKEDLQAAKKIERFDIPLDSLKMMFEKSTAMYTTSTPIKEVRAEKGTHSPASKKELGSQGSFAMEQKDHQSAEDRMSLKPSLGTSESAGGADKSGAGVAEDPANQKNSALLDSNETVSLKERLAMYQAAVSKKEAASTSSTAVEESEACTLPGGLASVKKQFESQEIASSHSTVTQYHYQHKSVQEVSSTSEVTVKSSTGAELRENVPSAHQVSFVQDEKVSLDQSVQQRSFASSYENHYDEAVKIVTGEELPKISTQVLKKQFEKIPQEKVEVTPSKQIKIDHDFNQIQWPDLYTSAKTSTGRICEASCTTRKEEGAAYNNVPVSAGLRTCESMEYFPPPPPDLLQAPCEMAEYSYSPEPPAGQQKHTAAKEQYSKQRNLLELKRLYKHIHPEVRKNLEREYFSDVTEVNQEEVIGDVQQARYVFENTGQSPNKCMSPEREYLEWDEILKGEVQSMRWMFENQPLDSIKDESPDQEDVKNISQQEFISGGDVKYTAWMFETQPMDALGANTLDSAEHTGKYSELARGDVRTATWLFETQPLDTLNKIHQEEDQTTDVSILKDITGGDVKTARYLFETQHLDTLGHTETIDEGHFLQLKSELEEIKGEVRTTTRLFETLPLCVIQGNSGEMLEITNVRREETERGDVRTSRWLFETQPLDMINKDATQVKVVCGVSMEDNFQGGVNRGRWLFETKTLDAIKEETEISKMQKEDIIGADVRKQCWIFETQPMDSLKDDSNTRAIPTEEIVGGDVQSARYLFETIPMDVLKDSQDVGKLQKVVASEEEKGDVRHQKWVFESQPLENIREEKKECVRTVKLEELDKGDVRNYKEIFETMDLSRCDETQKIQVEGVSSGSVQSNKILFESTPLYAVQDSYGQYHEVKTVRREEIVKGDVRSCKWMFETRPIDQFDESIQKFQIIKGISKQEIESGDVKTAKWLFETQPLDSIKFFSNLDGENEIKESSEIVKGDVKTCRWLFETQPMDVLYEKAEVKNQIEEIHKGDVKTCTWLFETQALDTIKDETETILKTCTVSQEDVQGKDVRMARFLFETENLENITGEERGFKRVTEIDVQSGDVSRMKYIFENQSSDLISSTSEETMKKLKTLQAEEIQKGNVVNCTWLFENQPIDAINENLEEIKDSRTVTDVQGGNVKNGCFIFETFSLDKIQDESSESIKQIQTIKQEEIERGDVKNYTMLFETQPLYAIKDKEGHFHEVTTVTKEEIIRGDVVGARWLFETKPLDSIKDSDEVYVIKAVTQEDIQKGDVSSARWRFETQSLDKIAEDVKDFVRTVDDVQGGDVKTNKRHFESEELDEKQYVRTVSVSEIQKGDVRTSTWLFETHTMDELRGEGSEYSEIKTVTKEDVLKGDVKQSVWLFEKQPLDRIKEMDDEDVIIKREEIPQADVKTTTWLFETTPFHEFNESHVEKTEIYGKSIKDTLKELYTHKMVDSHGILLEADEIGDVRMAKYKLMNQETPEIQREEIIRGDLQKIMVNLLNKRNTTEKGIVIDDEERGNINTTVAQLLNQKTDINVEKEEIVKGDIQEAINNLLMEDGSTKRGILIQEDEKGDVRMTIYSLLNKKEEVTVKNDDTVRGNIKGAIHNLLSSPGSPELSKRIRVDEVERGNVSFYTTCIESGAMDYLRQLQQEPDDSLSEQTEKEEIIGGDVERTKLLLRKTSMQIERTVAEDDIVPGDVHNTVQVFMTEPENVLPNIQKEEIIRGDLKAALDSLTQSVNQTTRVEKEEVVKGDIPAALKSLEEAKHQCIEVEKLEVVPGDIRKTLESLEKSVNNKVEIVVEDVVHADIQGTLKSLEEAQYAVKEVEKEEIVKGDIQTAMQNLLDASSEKKVIQQQVSVQGDVKGTIQVLLEPPAPTKVQRRLSAEGDVKNTIRSLYDMPEQTQMEKETVIKGDVQGTIKSLLEGKQHTSGELSIDDSQNVKGAAKTPLPSQQGIHKRCVLTMSEREIVKQIPAAKTLVQNIDSESGSGIHKHISSTKSVKIKSLTQDDHSLLNKSTMMHKANISSEKIVNEQSVKQKTKTSSEAMIGQKRNVTNQVMECPAVLQKSSQSKIINANKHMQEQNTVKQTHTVTEHKTCTQKHEMKMAKTDFRGHELGKKDSHLVKADKKKVKPEINFPPPPPPSPPPSVQSSEAEFPLPPPPSLVVEADNQMFPPPPPSVMKQDNDLLPPPPPPPPPSAESIKSEMEHFPPPPPPPPPTPTVKSKQGPERLPPPPTQQDLESMPLQKSNQSPNTAKRMTVKPVKVPPLYKVPKLELTKQLDQGKVKVQTTTPPPPASTSLKASHIQKQNVSTVSTVRTETELHEENIKQEEKRKMQIQMDIPAVPSTMPLPGKPFPKAPQEDMPRPAPKKVFVPPVQLPSPTDAPIKPKSYVRKFKTPLMIAEEKYRKQREETEKAKAVNPPLSPTSQGETQELVNIKATGVTKEHSEKSESNIIHAKTEKSMTEAKSDMVLDSSLHKGASLISSIPAQSQKSVSKSDYVAKQDITSNQTLSVSSQKHQTTSISSATYQTSSVSNSKHQATLVSSNEPQTTSNIKVPPARTLVVSSAADQLDSILKSCSEGNTMKQDMLHSFKDLSQNSRSQDSSMSNTTKNITTSYKQEHGKISTESSKIPKVTPSFKVKTIQVPKVEKSSQEKKEDVKQAIQVKPKNTEKLNQTEKYNDSKVSGVKLVQEGAQVTSSSTTHSETEVKVEKVDKQKHTEPLAASKEYKQEHQIKMSHAKSKNEKEFKQPIPIKVIVPKDSKPPVSGKSLQELEETMKQKTHKSHIQVHDEVIITESTVQQSFQQHSAVHNQKQLNFSEKQQDSNKEGKLNVKSKPREEYREIPVKLTGKPTHKEEPKPATDSAKKREEIQQLLFHIKDFEKSTGKTDSKTAKLVLDNVPHWLIGQEERKKIERVIVECNTQKLTELVTYIRNHAYAKLKHFESNLPKMVKSESEIKPEKESIGGATQKMSKISIGSTKLDNHKKTDVVVEKNVCHESKKQDFYESRIVDQRTPSPLVRLRSPSPTYITIESIARRTESPQKVAPSPPPMQRVSTPPTPPPRRSDTPTSRINRASATPSPPVSRAEKLAKLKDTTAKLSHGVSQPQIAQPVQVTEKKSEIIESPASFRRQFKIETHVLETATSESSMSGTVKDMKEYFEEARKVEDQKMFGRREPIDIPERLGPDAEDSDQTTDKQKDDVPRVDLLELVHMFESPEKRIYVRKEPIVIAERLGSDTEDEGEKKATQVEEIPTFNVKAIKTVFETADQSPHSKELKYMHEKLDSGLTPGENTADSSKQSHTWRQQRGSQQSSPQPVQKEVRQEESSEPTAICKTKSMNEQFSGVDKFGNKIIGSRSATTVSRHSESVTNRAGRAPPTYADVVKGMVPVLDISADASTEELLKNFQQTWQESERVFKSLGYSVSQKEESSAVSHQEGTVVAENSSPRTGDVRSVSEEGLSNGVFNRRQTNFP, from the exons GAAGTAAGAGCAGAGAAAGGTACACATTCCCCTGCATCAAAGAAAGAACTTGGGAGCCAAGGTAGCTTTGCGATGGAGCAGAAAGACCACCAATCAGCTGAGGACAGAATGTCCCTAAAACCAAGCCTGGGCACCAGTGAAT CTGCTGGAGGCGCGGACAAGTCAGGGGCAGGAGTTGCTGAGGATCCTGCTAATCAGAAGAACAGCGCTCTGCTGGACAGCAACGAGACTGTTTCACTGAAGGAGAGGTTGGCCATGTATCAGGCAGCAGTCTCCAAAAAGGAGGCCGCCAGCACCTCCAGCACA GCTGTGGAGGAGTCTGAAGCCTGCACTTTGCCTGGAGGGCTAGCCAGCGTGAAGAAACAATTTGAGAGCCAGGAAATTGCATCTTCGCACAGCACAGTCACCCAATACCATTACCAGCACAAATCTGTACAG GAAGTGTCAAGTACCTCTGAGGTTACAGTGAAGAGTAGTACCGGGGCAGAACTAAGAGAAAATGTTCCATCAGCACACCAGGTGTCATTTGTTCAAGATGAAAAG GTCTCACTTGATCAGAGTGTTCAGCAAAGAAGCTTTGCTTCGAGCTATGAAAACCATTACGATGAGGCAG TGAAAATCGTTACTGGGGAGGAGTTACCAAAGATTTCAACCCAGGTCTTGAAGAAACAGTTTGAAAAAATACCTCAAGAAAAAGTAGAAGTGACCCCAAGCAAACAAATTAAG ATTGATCATGATTTCAACCAAATCCAATGGCCTGATTTATATACTTCAGCTAAAACCTCAACAGGCAGGATTTGTGAAGCATCATGCACAACTAGGAAAGAGGAAGGGGCAGCTTACAATAATGTGCCAGTTTCTGCTGGTCTCAGAACCTGTGAAAGCATGGAATACtttcctcctccaccaccagACTTACTGCAGGCACCGTGTGAAATGGCAGAATATTCCTACTCTCCAGAACCTCCAGCTGgtcaacaaaaacacacagctgCCAAAGAGCAATATTCCAAGCAGCGAAACCTTCTGGAACTAAAACGTCTCTATAAACATATTCACCCAGAGGTAAGAAAGAACTTAGAGAGAGAATACTTCAGTGATGTAACTGAGGTGAACCAAGAGGAAGTCATTGGTGATGTCCAGCAGGCCAGATACGTCTTTGAGAACACAGGGCAGAGCCCCAACAAGTGCATGAGCCCAGAACGTGAATATCTTGAATGGGATGAAATTCTTAAAGGTGAAGTGCAGTCAATGCGCTGGATGTTTGAAAACCAGCCTTTGGATTCGATTAAGGACGAATCACCAGATCAGGAAGATGTGAAAAACATTTCTCAACAGGAATTCATTTCTGGAGGAGATGTCAAATATACCGCATGGATGTTTGAGACTCAGCCAATGGATGCATTAGGTGCCAACACCCTAGATTCTGCTGAACACACTGGCAAATATTCTGAGTTAGCAAGAGGAGATGTTCGCACTGCAACCTGGCTTTTTGAAACGCAGCCATTAGATACTCTGAATAAAATTCACCAGGAGGAAGATCAAACCACAGATGTTTCAATTTTGAAAGATATAACTGGAGGTGATGTGAAAACTGCCAGGTACTTATTTGAAACTCAGCACTTGGACACTCTAGGCCACACAGAGACTATTGATGAAGGTCACTTCCTGCAACTGAAATCTGAACTTGAGGAAATCAAAGGAGAGGTGAGAACAACAACCAGGCTTTTTGAAACTTTACCTCTATGTGTCATCCAGGGCAACTCTGGAGAGATGTTAGAAATTACAAATGTTCGTCGAGAAGAAACAGAAAGGGGAGATGTCAGAACATCACGTTGGCTGTTTGAAACTCAACCTTTAGATATGATAAATAAAGATGCCACTCAAGTCAAGGTTGTTTGTGGTGTGTCTATGGAAGATAATTTTCAAGGGGGTGTAAACAGAGGCAGGTGGTTGTTTGAGACTAAGACTTTGGATGctataaaagaagaaacagaaatCTCCAAAATGCAAAAGGAGGATATAATTGGCGCTGATGTCCGCAAACAGTGCTGGATTTTTGAAACCCAGCCTATGGATTCTTTGAAAGATGATTCAAATACCAGGGCCATACCTACTGAAGAAATTGTAGGAGGTGATGTGCAATCGGCAAGATATTTGTTTGAAACAATCCCAATGGATGTTTTGAAAGATAGTCAAGATGTTGGAAAACTTCAAAAGGTAGTTGCCTCCGAGGAAGAAAAGGGTGATGTAAGACATCAAAAGTGGGTTTTTGAGAGTCAACCACTTGAAAACATCagagaggagaaaaaagaaTGTGTACGAACTGTGAAACTTGAAGAACTTGATAAAGGGGATGTCAGGAACTACAAGGAAATCTTTGAAACCATGGATTTAAGTAGATGTGATGAAACTCAAAAAATTCAAGTGGAGGGTGTCTCCAGTGGTTCTGTGCAATCAAATAAAATTCTCTTTGAATCTACTCCACTGTATGCAGTGCAAGACAGCTATGGACAGTACCATGAGGTTAAAACAGTGAGAAGGGAAGAAATAGTTAAAGGTGATGTCAGAAGCTGCAAATGGATGTTTGAAACACGCCCTATTGATCAGTTTGATGAAAGTATCCAAAAGTTCCAGATTATTAAAGGCATATCCAAGCAGGAGATAGAATCGGGTGATGTGAAAACAGCCAAGTGGTTGTTTGAAACACAGCCTCTCGATTCCATTAAGTTCTTCAGCAACTTAGATGGAGAAAACGAGATCAAGGAGAGTTCTGAAATTGTGAAAGGTGATGTAAAGACATGCAGGTGGTTATTTGAGACTCAGCCAATGGACGTCCTGTATGAAAAAGCAGAGGTAAAGAATCAAATTGAGGAAATCCATAAAGGTGATGTTAAAACCTGCACATGGCTCTTTGAAACTCAGGCACTGGACACGATCAAAGATGAGACTGAAACGATTCTGAAAACATGCACAGTGAGTCAGGAGGACGTGCAGGGAAAAGATGTCAGGATGGCACGTTTTCTTTTTGAGACAGAAAACCTTGAGAACATTACAGGAGAAGAAAGAGGTTTCAAGAGGGTCACTGAAATAGATGTACAGTCTGGAGATGTTTCAAGAATGAAGTACATATTTGAAAACCAGTCTTCCGATTTGATAAGTTCTACTTCTGAAGAAACAATGAAGAAATTAAAGACTCTCCAGGCAGAAGAAATTCAAAAgggaaatgttgtaaactgCACATGGCTCTTTGAAAACCAACCTATAGATGCCATTAATGAAAATCTTGAAGAGATTAAGGACAGCCGCACAGTCACTGATGTTCAAGGAGGTAATGTCAAAAATGGATGTTTCATTTTTGAGACCTTTTCTTTGGATAAAATTCAGGATGAGTCCTCTGAgtcaattaaacaaatacagacaATTAAACAAGAAGAAATAGAGAGAGGAGACGTAAAGAACTACACTATGTTGTTTGAAACTCAGCCACTTTATGCTATTAAAGACAAGGAAGGGCATTTCCATGAAGTGACCACAGTCACAAAGGAGGAAATAATTCGGGGGGATGTGGTGGGTGCTAGATGGCTGTTTGAAACAAAGCCTCTGGATTCAATAAAAGACAGCGATGAAGTGTATGTTATCAAAGCTGTGACTCAGGAAGACATTCAAAAAGGAGACGTAAGCTCAGCCAGGTGGCGTTTTGAAACACAATCACTGGACAAAATTGCTGAGGATGTCAAGGATTTTGTCCGCACGGTTGATGATGTTCAAGGGGGAGATGTCAAGACCAACAAAAGACATTTCGAGTCAGAGGAGCTGGATGAGAAACAATATGTAAGGACGGTGAGCGTTAGTGAAATCCAGAAAGGAGATGTTCGAACATCTACATGGCTTTTTGAAACACACACTATGGATGAATTACGAGGAGAAGGCTCTGAATATAGTGAAATTAAGACTGTGACTAAGGAAGATGTGTTAAAGGGGGATGTCAAACAGTCCGTATGGCTCTTTGAAAAGCAGCCCCTTGACAGAATAAAAGAAATGGATGACGAAGATGTCATTATTAAACGTGAGGAAATTCCACAAGCTGATGTAAAGACTACAACATGGCTTTTTGAAACAACACCCTTCCATGAATTTAATGAAAGTCATGTTGAGAAGACCGAAATCTATGGTAAAAGCATCAAAGACACCCTTAAAGAACTGTACACTCATAAAATGGTTGATTCACATGGTATACTTCTTGAAGCAGATGAGATAGGAGATGTCAGGATGGCAAAATACAAGCTCATGAATCAAGAAACCCCTGAAATTCAACGGGAAGAAATCATAAGAGGGGATTTACAAAAGATAATGGTGAACTTGTTGAATAAGAGGAACACAACTGAAAAGGGCATTGTCATTGATGATGAGGAGAGGGGCAATATAAATACAACAGTTGCGCAACTGCTTAACCAGAAGACAGACATCAATGTAGAGAAAGAAGAAATAGTTAAGGGTGACATTCAGGAGGCCATCAACAACTTGCTGATGGAAGATGGTTCAACAAAGCGTGGCATTTTGATACAGGAAGATGAGAAAGGGGATGTAAGGATGACCATATACTCTCTTCTTAATAAAAAAGAGGAAGTGACTGTTAAGAATGACGATACAGTCAGAGGTAATATAAAAGGTGCCATCCACAATCTTCTTTCCAGTCCAGGTAGTCCAGAACTTTCTAAAAGGATTAGAGTCGACGAGGTTGAAAGAGGTAATGTGAGCTTTTACACAACATGTATAGAATCTGGGGCAATGGACTACCTCAGACAGCTCCAACAAGAGCCAgacgactctctctctgaaCAGACAGAAAAAGAGGAAATAATTGGTGGTGATGTAGAAAGGACAAAACTCCTTCTTAGAAAGACTTCAATGCAGATTGAACGTACAGTTGCTGAAGATGACATTGTCCCTGGTGATGTGCACAACACAGTCCAGGTTTTCATGACCGAGCCAGAAAATGTGTTGCCTAATATTCAGAAAGAAGAAATCATAAGAGGGGACTTAAAGGCAGCACTAGACTCATTAACTCAATCTGTAAACCAGACAACAAGAGTTGAGAAGGAAGAAGTTGTAAAAGGAGACATACCTGCAGCTTTAAAATCTCTTGAAGAAGCGAAACATCAATGTATAGAAGTTGAAAAGTTAGAGGTTGTTCCTGGTGACATCAGGAAGACACTTGAGTCTCTGGAAAAGTCAGTCAACAACAAAGTGGAAATTGTTGTTGAGGATGTAGTGCACGCTGACATCCAGGGCACATTAAAATCCTTGGAAGAAGCACAGTATGCTGTAAAGGAGGTAGAAAAGGAAGAAATAGTCAAAGGTGATATTCAGACGGCAATGCAAAATTTGTTAGATGCTTCATCTGAGAAGAAGGTCATTCAACAGCAAGTAAGTGTTCAGGGTGACGTGAAAGGCACCATACAGGTATTGTTAGAGCCACCAGCTCCAACAAAAGTACAGCGCAGACTTAGTGCAGAAGGAGATGTGAAAAATACCATAAGATCGCTTTATGACATGCCAGAGCAAACTCAAATGGAAAAGGAGACTGTGATAAAAGGAGATGTGCAGGGAACAATAAAAAGCCTGCTGGAAGGAAAACAACATACCAGTGGTGAGCTCAGTATTGATGATTCCCAAAATGTCAAAGGTGCAGCAAAAACTCCATTACCTTCTCAGCAAGGCATCCATAAACGCTGTGTTTTGACTATGTCTGAACGAGAGATAGTGAAGCAAATCCCTGCTGCTAAAACTCTCGTTCAAAACATTGACTCGGAGAGTGGCAGTGGGATACATAAGCACATAAGCAGTACAAAATCAGTAAAAATTAAGTCTTTAACCCAGGATGATCACTCACTTCTAAATAAAAGCACAATGATGCATAAAGCTAATATTTCAAGTGAAAAAATTGTTAATGAGCAATCagttaaacagaaaacaaaaacatcatcaGAAGCTATGATAGGTCAGAAGAGAAACGTTACCAATCAGGTGATGGAATGTCCTGCTGTGTTACAAAAGAGTTCACAATCAAAAATAATCAATGCAAACAAGCATATGCAAGAGCAAAATACAgtaaagcagacacacacagtgactgAACACAAAACCTGTACCCAGAAGCACGAGATGAAAATGGCAAAGACGGATTTCAGGGGACATGAACTAGGAAAAAAGGACAGTCATTTAGTGAAGGCAGATAAAAAGAAAGTTAAACCAGAAATTAAtttcccaccaccaccaccaccatctccTCCGCCTTCTGTGCAATCTTCTGAGGCTGAATTTCCTCTTCCACCCCCACCTTCATTAGTAGTGGAAGCCGACAATCAAATGTTTCCACCCCCACCTCCGTCCGTAATGAAGCAAGACAATGATCTTTtaccccctcctcccccaccaCCTCCTCCTTCTGCTGAATCTATAAAGTCTGAGATGGAGCatttcccccctcctcccccaccacccccacctACACCAACTGTTAAGAGCAAACAAGGACCGGAACGACTGCCACCTCCACCAACACAGCAGGACCTGGAGTCCATGCCTTTGCAAAAATCGAATCAGTCACCTAACACAGCTAAAAGAATGACCGTTAAACCTGTGAAGGTGCCTCCTTTATACAAAGTCCCGAAGCTTGAGCTGACTAAGCAGTTGGATCAAGGAAAAGTCAAGGTAcaaaccacaacacctccaCCACCTGCATCAACTTCTTTAAAGGCCTCTCACATCCAAAAGCAAAATGTTTCAACAGTTTCAACTGTAAGGACCGAAACTGAATTACATGAGGAAAACATTAAACaagaggagaaaagaaaaatgcagattCAAATGGACATTCCAGCAGTACCATCAACAATGCCTTTACCTGGAAAACCATTTCCAAAGGCACCACAAGAGGACATGCCTCGTCCAGCACCAAAGAAAGTTTTTGTACCACCAGTACAACTACCTTCTCCCACGGATGCACCTATAAAGCCCAAATCATATGTAAGGAAATTCAAAACTCCACTGATGATTGCAGAAGAAAAATATCGGAAGCAAAGGGAGGAAACTGAAAAGGCCAAAGCAGTTAATCCCCCCTTAAGTCCAACTAGCCAAGGGGAAACTCAAGAACTAGTTAATATTAAAGCTACAGGTGTAACAAAAGAGCATTCAGAAAAGAGTGAATCTAACATAATTCACGCAAAAACTGAAAAGAGTATGACTGAAGCAAAATCTGACATGGTTTTGGATTCATCTTTGCACAAAGGGGCATCATTGATTTCTTCAATCCCTGCACAAAGTCAGAAATCTGTTTCTAAATCAGATTATGTTGCCAAACAGGACATTACATCTAATCAGACTTTGTCTGTTTCATCCCAAAAACATCAGACTACTTCTATTTCTTCTGCAACATATCAGACTTCGTCAGTGTCTAATTCTAAACATCAAGCAACCTTGGTTTCTTCTAATGAACCTCAGACCACTTCCAACATCAAAGTACCCCCTGCTAGGACACTGGTTGTATCTTCTGCTGCTGATCAGCTAGACAGTATCTTGAAAAGTTGTTCAGAAGGAAACACTATGAAACAGGACATGTTGCACAGCTTCAAAGATCTTAGTCAAAACTCTAGATCTCAGGATAGTTCCATGAGTAATACCACCAAGAACATAACTACTTCATATAAACAAGAACATGGGAAAATTTCTACTGAGTCTTCAAAAATTCCTAAAGTAACTCCCAgttttaaagtaaaaacaatTCAGGTGCCAAAAGTAGAGAAGTCTtcacaagaaaagaaagaagatgtCAAGCAAGCAATTCAAGTGAAACCGAAAAACACAGAGAAATTAAAtcaaacagaaaaatacaacGATTCAAAGGTATCAGGTGTAAAGTTGGTTCAAGAAGGTGCTCAGGTGACATCAAGCAGTACTACACATTCAGAAACTGAAGTTAAGGTGGAAAAGGTAGATAAACAAAAGCATACTGAGCCTCTTGCAGCTTCGAAGGAATACAAGCAAGAACATCAGATTAAAATGTCTCATGCAAAATCAAAGAATGAAAAAGAGTTCAAACAGCCCATCCCTATCAAGGTTATTGTTCCAAAAGATTCCAAGCCACCTGTTTCAGGAAAATCACTCCAAGAGTTAGAAGAAACtatgaaacaaaaaacacataaatcACACATTCAAGTTCATGATGAAGTGATAATTACAGAAAGCACAGTTCAGCAGAGTTTCCAGCAGCACAGTGCTGTTCATAATCAGAAGCAACTGAACTTCTCTGAAAAACAACAAGATTCCAATAAAGAAGGGAAATTGAATGTGAAATCAAAACCAAGAGAGGAGTATAGAGAAATCCCAGTTAAATTAACAGGAAAACCAACACATAAAGAGGAACCTAAGCCTGCAACAGATAGTGCAAAGAAACGTGAAGAGATACAACAACTACTCTTTCATATTAAAGATTTTGAGAAATCCACAGGCAAAACCGATTCAAAGACTGCAAAACTGGTTCTGGATAATGTACCACACTGGCTGATAGGCCaagaggaaaggaaaaaaatagaaCGTGTTATAGTTGAGTGCAACACACAGAAATTAACAGAACTGGTCACATACATCAGAAATCACGCTTATGCCAAGCtcaaacattttgaaagtaaTTTGCCAAAAATGGTAAAGagtgaaagtgaaataaaacctGAAAAGGAATCTATTGGTGgggcaacacagaaaatgtctaaAATTAGCATTGGTTCAACTAAGCTGGATAATCATAAGAAAACAGACGTGGTGGTAGAGAAAAATGTGTGTCATGAAAGCAAAAAGCAAGATTTCTATGAATCAAGAATTGTGGATCAGAGAACTCCTTCTCCCTTGGTAAGATTACGTTCTCCATCCCCAACCTATATTACTATTGAATCCATAGCCCGAAGAACTGAATCTCCTCAGAAGGTTGCCCCTTCGCCACCACCAATGCAGAGAGTTTCTACACCCCCTACACCTCCCCCTCGCAGATCTGATACCCCAACATCTAGAATTAATAGAGCTTCAGCCACTCCATCTCCACCTGTAAGTCGAGCTGAAAAACTGGCCAAGCTGAAGGATACCACTGCAAAGCTGTCTCATGGAGTATCGCAGCCTCAAATAGCTCAGCCTGTGCAGgtcacagaaaaaaaatctgaaatcatAGAATCTCCAGCATCCTTCCGCCGCCAGTTCAAAATTGAGACCCACGTTTTAGAAACAGCAACCTCAGAGTCCTCCATGAGTGGTACTGTGAAAGACATGAAAGAGTACTTTGAGGAAGCTAGAAAAGTGGAAGATCAAAAAATGTTCGGACGCAGGGAACCCATCGACATTCCAGAGCGATTGGGTCCAGATGCAGAAGACTCTGATCAAaccactgacaaacagaaagatGACGTCCCTCGGGTAGACCTTTTAGAACTTGTCCACATGTTTGAATCACCAGAAAAAAGGATTTATGTTAGAAAGGAACCTATAGTAATAGCTGAGAGACTAGGAAGCGACACTGAAGATGAAGGTGagaagaaagcaacccaagtgGAAGAAATACCAACTTTCAATGTCAAAGCCATTAAAACAGTGTTTGAGACTGCTGATCAAAGTCCCCACAGCAAGGAACTGAAATATATGCATGAGAAACTGGATTCTGGACTGACGCCCGGTGAAAACACAGCAGACAGTTCAAAGCAAAGCCACACCTGGAGGCAGCAGAGGGGCTCACAGCAGAGTTCCCCTCAGCCTGTTCAGAAGGAAGTGAGGCAAGAGGAATCGAGTGAACCAACTGCGATCTGCAAAACGAAGTCTATGAATGAGCAATTTTCAGGTGTTGATAAATTTGGCAACAAAATAATTGGATCAAGAAGTGCAACAACTGTGTCTCGACATTCTGAGAGCGTTACTAATAGGGCTGGACGTGCCCCTCCGACGTACGCTGACGTGGTTAAAGGGATGGTTCCTGTGCTAGACATTTCTGCAGATGCTTCTACAGAAGAATTATTGAAGAATTTCCAACAGACGTGGCAAGAGAGTGAAAGAGTCTTTAAAAGCCTTGGTTATAGTGTTTCACAGAAGGAAGAATCCAGTGCAGTATCACATCAGGAAGGGACAGTTGTAGCTG AAAATTCAAGTCCCAGAACTGGAGATGTGCGCAGCGTGTCAGAAGAAGGTTTATCCAATGGAGTGTTTAATCGCAGACAAACAAACTTTCCATAA